Proteins encoded by one window of Thalassoroseus pseudoceratinae:
- a CDS encoding permease, producing MEILLWGGGLRFGQALLQAAPTIVVGLFVAGILRRLLGYENTRRLFGGNSWRSLPQAWAVGMLLPVCSLGVIPIIREMRRVGLSGGTILAFALSAPLFNPLSLLYGLTLSEPLVIFAFAACSLVVVTLIGMAWDRIFPQTTAPEPPPAPTSYGLKRMASILLAAVREAAGPSAIYILIGLCGTVLLSFALPPGSMQHAVNGDNHYAPLVMTGVAIPVYATPMLAMSQLGMMFQHGNSVGAAFVLLALGTGLNLGLLVWMVRQYGFGRAFTWLSTLVVVVLGIAYAVEKPLYPTEIEASDHTHAFDIYCQPFTEGVANPAQQVWSKLDGDAQAHELIGLGFLAALVLLGIGFNVFDPKRKTEAWLESGAEKQVDKFDIVVPAPVLGFVALVGLVAMSIVGCYAYYPPADEIFEEMRIAQGEALSAARSGNHSHAEYWIAVWDDWTRRLQVGVTIRKGSLPKYHRLKSEILRFKLELLEHELEDGTEEEVWDATTAVSNAYRRMLFAYREELSGD from the coding sequence ATGGAAATTCTGCTCTGGGGAGGTGGCTTGCGATTCGGCCAAGCGTTGTTGCAAGCCGCCCCGACAATCGTCGTCGGTCTGTTCGTTGCTGGAATTCTGCGAAGGCTCTTGGGCTACGAGAACACCCGCCGGTTGTTCGGTGGCAATTCCTGGCGATCACTCCCGCAAGCCTGGGCAGTGGGGATGTTGCTGCCGGTTTGTTCGCTCGGCGTGATTCCGATCATCCGAGAAATGCGTCGCGTCGGTTTGTCTGGCGGTACGATCTTAGCGTTCGCGTTGTCAGCGCCCTTGTTCAATCCGCTATCGCTACTCTACGGTTTGACGCTCTCGGAACCGCTGGTGATTTTTGCATTCGCCGCCTGTTCGCTCGTCGTGGTGACACTCATTGGCATGGCCTGGGACCGAATCTTCCCTCAGACGACCGCTCCCGAACCACCACCCGCCCCCACATCTTATGGATTGAAGCGGATGGCTTCGATTCTACTCGCTGCGGTCCGGGAAGCAGCGGGGCCGTCGGCAATCTACATTCTGATCGGACTCTGTGGCACGGTGCTGCTAAGTTTCGCATTGCCCCCCGGTTCGATGCAGCATGCCGTCAACGGGGACAACCATTACGCGCCATTGGTCATGACCGGCGTTGCGATTCCGGTCTACGCCACGCCGATGCTGGCGATGTCGCAACTGGGGATGATGTTCCAGCATGGCAACTCGGTCGGCGCGGCGTTCGTATTGTTGGCATTGGGCACGGGACTCAATCTCGGTTTACTAGTTTGGATGGTTCGGCAATACGGATTCGGACGGGCATTCACCTGGCTGAGTACGCTGGTTGTCGTTGTATTGGGGATTGCTTATGCGGTCGAAAAACCATTGTACCCCACAGAGATCGAAGCGTCCGATCATACTCACGCTTTCGACATTTACTGCCAGCCGTTCACGGAAGGAGTCGCCAACCCGGCCCAGCAGGTCTGGTCCAAACTAGATGGAGACGCTCAGGCACACGAGTTGATCGGTCTTGGTTTCCTCGCAGCGCTTGTTCTCTTGGGGATCGGGTTTAACGTCTTCGATCCCAAACGCAAAACAGAAGCGTGGTTGGAATCGGGAGCAGAGAAACAAGTCGACAAGTTCGACATCGTTGTGCCAGCACCGGTGTTGGGGTTCGTTGCACTTGTTGGGCTGGTCGCGATGAGCATTGTCGGTTGCTACGCGTACTATCCGCCAGCGGACGAGATCTTCGAGGAGATGCGAATCGCGCAGGGAGAAGCTCTGTCCGCTGCCCGTAGCGGGAATCACAGCCATGCCGAGTATTGGATCGCTGTCTGGGATGACTGGACCCGCCGATTACAAGTCGGAGTCACGATTCGGAAGGGAAGCCTGCCGAAATATCATCGACTCAAATCGGAAATCCTGCGGTTCAAACTTGAACTCCTCGAACATGAACTCGAAGACGGCACCGAGGAAGAGGTCTGGGATGCGACGACTGCCGTCAGCAATGCCTATCGCCGAATGCTGTTCGCCTATCGGGAAGAGCTGTCCGGTGACTAA
- a CDS encoding MerC domain-containing protein, producing the protein MSKKKPSGHDLGEADGIGMLFAGLCLAHCVAMPILVTFLPNTEALASEGAIFHQMFAMVSLMISLLAFLPSYWHHRRRLVVGLATGGLLLQLFSAFVLSDPCCSGMPSDPLCRRDQFSLFVGPVITPLGGVLLLAAHGLNRYWAGYCQSQTLKRQARSRKPR; encoded by the coding sequence ATGTCCAAAAAGAAACCGTCGGGCCATGATCTGGGCGAAGCCGACGGAATCGGAATGCTGTTCGCCGGATTGTGTCTGGCGCATTGCGTGGCGATGCCGATTCTCGTCACGTTTCTACCAAATACAGAGGCACTCGCGAGTGAGGGAGCAATCTTTCATCAAATGTTCGCGATGGTATCGCTGATGATCTCGTTGCTCGCATTTCTTCCTAGCTATTGGCACCATCGGCGACGACTTGTGGTCGGTTTGGCAACTGGTGGATTGTTGCTGCAATTGTTCTCGGCGTTTGTTTTGTCCGATCCATGTTGTTCTGGGATGCCGTCCGATCCGCTTTGTCGTAGGGATCAGTTTTCGCTGTTCGTCGGCCCAGTCATCACTCCGCTGGGGGGCGTCTTGCTACTGGCAGCACATGGTTTGAACCGTTACTGGGCCGGTTACTGTCAGTCCCAGACGTTGAAGCGACAGGCCCGTTCAAGGAAACCGCGATGA
- a CDS encoding AAA family ATPase has protein sequence METVVTDRTPQVVEDAERIDRLRRSLNSVLRGKADVVEQVLVCLLARGHLLIEDRPGLGKTTLAKALADAVGGRFARVQCTPDLLPSDITGFNIFNQKTREFEFRQGPVFADILLADEINRATPRTQSALLEAMAERQVTVDGERYRLADDFFVIATQNPHEHHGTYPLPEAQLDRFAMKLSIGYPAEADELQMLDDALDTKNETKSVQRVFDTDELSRMQRSVAEVHVAESVREYLVRLGNATRNHAEVLLGLSPRGLLIWLRAAQAFAWLRGHNFVTPDDIQDTAPHVLGVRLAVSGRDAESVIEQILVEVPVPDYRKRQ, from the coding sequence ATGGAAACCGTTGTGACAGACCGCACGCCCCAAGTCGTCGAAGATGCCGAACGGATCGATCGGTTGCGTCGATCGTTGAACTCCGTGCTTCGCGGCAAAGCGGATGTGGTCGAGCAAGTATTGGTCTGTCTGCTGGCCCGCGGGCATTTGTTGATTGAAGACCGCCCCGGATTGGGGAAGACCACCTTGGCGAAGGCGTTGGCAGATGCCGTTGGTGGTCGTTTCGCCCGTGTGCAATGCACGCCCGACTTGCTGCCCAGTGACATCACCGGTTTCAACATTTTCAATCAGAAGACCCGGGAATTTGAGTTCCGCCAGGGACCGGTGTTCGCGGATATTCTTCTCGCCGACGAAATCAACCGGGCCACCCCACGAACGCAGAGCGCGCTCTTGGAGGCCATGGCCGAACGCCAGGTCACCGTCGACGGCGAGCGATACCGTTTAGCTGACGATTTCTTCGTCATCGCAACGCAGAACCCGCACGAACATCACGGAACCTATCCGCTGCCGGAAGCTCAATTGGATCGCTTCGCGATGAAGCTTTCGATCGGCTATCCGGCTGAAGCGGACGAACTCCAAATGCTTGATGATGCGTTGGACACGAAGAACGAAACGAAGTCTGTACAGCGAGTATTCGACACTGATGAACTTTCCCGGATGCAGCGTTCGGTTGCGGAAGTGCATGTGGCGGAATCGGTGCGGGAGTACCTGGTCCGTCTCGGGAACGCAACACGAAACCATGCTGAGGTTCTACTCGGACTAAGTCCGCGCGGATTGTTGATTTGGTTGCGGGCAGCTCAGGCCTTTGCTTGGCTGCGAGGACACAATTTCGTCACGCCCGACGATATTCAAGACACCGCTCCACACGTACTCGGAGTGCGATTGGCCGTGAGCGGTCGCGATGCGGAATCGGTGATCGAGCAAATTCTCGTCGAGGTGCCCGTGCCGGATTACCGGAAAAGACAATGA
- a CDS encoding transglutaminase-like domain-containing protein, whose translation MIKSQAKTTGNNSEATPGWAVVALILLATLAAEVVIGDGAVSRGVIMAKIAFYGGLVVVGRRVAMRWRRRSPDVPLLVGPVVVVSALLAIGVEFLSRQIWGTGHAFEVLLICGFRNVALVLAAFSVWPRVERLGGAASLFLILFVVMAGDDPFLYFVLFAFTLIGCWWLMSRYWNSLAGRIADETHADRPLRWFITLPICLVAAVLLVPLSGRTATEALPGLMPSSGGTGDFSPYARSGVGDGDMLVAGTKDVQSFAPIDNAPFMDSKKPSLFDVYNETYDEPVKPKNQDRCIALPPEVMQDVHRHLAESKQAGREFSTLRQTDGQRKSKIDNRDTDALFFVAGRTPLHLRLDVYATFDGIQWYPDQTPGPSTPLTMRNIDERPWLDLTATKRSRDDEVDQLFASPETHALKVAQLETNRIPSPTELLGVHIDSVDRADLFGWATEGVPMMERKSLPSMTVIHLLSRAFDQSALKTASIPAYGAKRHRQIPDSFHFQQIGRLAKRWTDGMPHGWPKVQAIVERLRTDFQHDRTVKVSDETISPVSQFLMTRRGPDYQFATAATMMIRSLGFPARVVSGFYVRPDKYDSRSRHTPVHAEDAHFWVEVYHSDGVWVPLEPTPGYELLGPPLGLWDMVQITVVGVGKWVADHRWAVLAVAFIGCVLWMFRRRVADFCDLAWWRLRPHRSPQSELLTTWGLMERRWRRHGYIRPCGLTPTRWLDQRNFDHLGSETLSDATAQFLKSLDAVTFGSLIDFRTQEMHRLCEKVLDEWLPVIGTSDASKHTRQTIDRTRIEVAFGSPSLPT comes from the coding sequence ATGATTAAGTCGCAGGCCAAGACGACAGGGAACAACTCGGAAGCAACACCTGGTTGGGCCGTGGTGGCCTTGATCCTGTTAGCGACGCTGGCGGCGGAGGTCGTGATCGGTGATGGGGCCGTATCACGCGGCGTGATCATGGCCAAGATTGCCTTTTACGGCGGATTGGTTGTCGTCGGTCGTCGTGTTGCGATGCGTTGGCGACGGCGATCACCGGACGTGCCGCTCCTCGTTGGGCCGGTTGTAGTTGTCAGTGCCTTATTGGCAATTGGCGTTGAATTCCTGAGTCGGCAAATTTGGGGAACCGGACACGCGTTCGAAGTGTTGTTGATCTGCGGGTTCCGCAACGTGGCGTTGGTACTGGCAGCGTTCTCAGTGTGGCCGCGAGTGGAACGGCTTGGCGGAGCGGCGAGTCTGTTCCTGATCTTGTTCGTGGTGATGGCGGGGGATGATCCGTTTCTGTACTTCGTGCTGTTTGCGTTCACATTGATCGGGTGTTGGTGGCTGATGAGCCGCTATTGGAATTCGCTCGCCGGACGCATCGCCGACGAAACCCACGCAGACCGGCCGCTACGTTGGTTTATCACGCTTCCCATTTGTCTGGTGGCTGCCGTTTTATTGGTGCCGTTGTCGGGGCGGACGGCGACCGAAGCGTTGCCGGGACTGATGCCAAGTTCCGGCGGTACGGGCGATTTCTCGCCGTATGCACGGAGCGGCGTTGGTGATGGCGACATGCTCGTGGCGGGCACAAAAGACGTGCAGAGTTTCGCTCCGATCGACAATGCGCCGTTTATGGACTCCAAAAAACCGAGCTTGTTCGATGTCTACAACGAAACCTATGACGAGCCGGTTAAGCCAAAAAATCAAGATCGCTGCATCGCATTGCCACCGGAGGTGATGCAGGACGTTCATCGGCATCTGGCGGAATCGAAGCAAGCCGGGCGGGAATTTTCGACCCTGCGGCAAACGGACGGTCAGCGGAAATCGAAAATCGACAACCGTGACACGGATGCCTTGTTTTTTGTTGCGGGACGCACGCCGTTGCATCTTCGACTGGACGTGTATGCGACCTTCGATGGTATCCAGTGGTATCCGGATCAAACCCCCGGACCGAGCACGCCGCTCACCATGCGTAACATCGACGAACGTCCCTGGCTGGATCTGACTGCTACAAAAAGGTCACGTGATGACGAGGTGGACCAATTGTTCGCCTCACCAGAAACGCATGCCCTCAAGGTGGCTCAGTTGGAGACCAACCGGATTCCGTCACCAACCGAGTTACTAGGAGTTCACATCGACTCAGTCGACCGGGCGGATTTGTTCGGTTGGGCGACCGAGGGCGTGCCGATGATGGAACGAAAAAGTCTGCCATCAATGACGGTAATCCATCTGCTCTCGCGAGCGTTCGATCAGTCGGCGTTGAAGACCGCTTCGATTCCCGCCTACGGAGCGAAACGGCATCGGCAGATTCCCGATAGCTTTCACTTTCAGCAGATCGGTCGCTTGGCTAAGCGATGGACTGACGGCATGCCACACGGATGGCCGAAAGTTCAAGCAATCGTCGAACGCTTACGAACGGATTTCCAACATGATCGCACTGTGAAAGTTTCGGACGAAACTATTAGTCCGGTGTCGCAGTTTCTGATGACCCGTCGCGGACCGGATTATCAGTTTGCAACGGCGGCGACCATGATGATCCGTTCGCTAGGTTTTCCCGCCCGCGTGGTGAGTGGGTTTTACGTTCGTCCGGACAAGTACGATAGTCGTTCGCGACACACGCCGGTGCACGCCGAAGATGCCCATTTCTGGGTTGAGGTCTATCACTCCGATGGCGTATGGGTTCCGCTCGAACCGACACCCGGCTACGAATTACTCGGGCCGCCGTTGGGGCTGTGGGACATGGTCCAAATTACGGTGGTCGGAGTGGGTAAATGGGTGGCCGATCACCGTTGGGCGGTTCTGGCAGTCGCTTTCATCGGCTGCGTCCTGTGGATGTTCCGTCGTCGAGTCGCTGATTTCTGTGACTTGGCTTGGTGGCGACTGCGACCTCATCGTTCGCCACAATCGGAGTTGCTCACAACGTGGGGGCTGATGGAGCGTCGCTGGCGACGTCACGGGTACATCCGACCGTGCGGTCTCACACCGACTCGGTGGCTTGATCAGAGGAATTTTGATCATCTCGGCTCAGAAACGCTTTCGGATGCGACAGCCCAATTCTTGAAGTCCTTGGACGCGGTTACGTTTGGTTCGCTGATTGATTTTCGCACTCAGGAAATGCACCGACTTTGTGAAAAGGTGCTCGACGAATGGTTGCCGGTCATAGGGACATCGGACGCGTCGAAACATACGCGACAAACGATCGACCGCACTCGAATCGAGGTTGCCTTCGGCAGCCCATCACTTCCGACTTAG
- a CDS encoding DUF58 domain-containing protein has protein sequence MEFVSRFGQLLTHDFCPGANRWVYWLKHPVACLAAVGLAALLFAILLKPLAWVVVVAVAFVLAIGLVWPWVSIRGLSCTVRFDVPRVSEGDAVTATINIRNRWPWPAWGLTLQERLETSFGDDDSLAEADENALAFSKVPGWSTSEYRWVIRPKSFGVYPTEPPRIGCGFPFGLYRSVTTASLENSLLVWPQVTPLETLLDAGAVSMADDRFSDCLVGEFGDLTGTRPFREGDSLRRVHWAQTARHDRLIVCERQAAVISSVEIVLDLHRFPFDPAVDTASAWSVRIAASLACAWHAENASVVVRSNDERLTIQPGRRGREALLDVMARLPHARSILDRKTVQATNAGLQIVVTTDPERIPSFDRGDHTDRRFVLVENGEPSGRFATSTIPINVNRPVPEQFQRAWRKVCHD, from the coding sequence ATGGAGTTCGTAAGCCGGTTTGGGCAGTTATTGACCCACGACTTCTGCCCCGGCGCGAATCGCTGGGTGTATTGGTTGAAACATCCGGTCGCGTGTCTAGCCGCTGTGGGGTTGGCGGCGCTGCTGTTCGCGATTCTGCTCAAACCGCTGGCTTGGGTGGTTGTCGTAGCGGTGGCGTTTGTGTTGGCGATTGGTCTTGTGTGGCCGTGGGTTTCCATTCGCGGGCTGAGTTGCACTGTCCGGTTCGATGTCCCACGAGTGTCGGAAGGCGACGCCGTCACTGCGACGATTAACATTCGCAATCGCTGGCCGTGGCCAGCATGGGGTTTGACGCTTCAGGAACGACTCGAAACCTCATTCGGTGACGACGATTCGCTCGCCGAGGCAGACGAAAATGCCTTGGCCTTCAGCAAGGTCCCGGGCTGGTCGACGAGTGAATATCGCTGGGTGATTCGTCCAAAGAGTTTCGGCGTTTATCCGACTGAGCCACCCCGGATCGGCTGTGGGTTTCCGTTCGGTCTGTACCGGTCGGTCACGACGGCTTCCCTAGAGAATTCGTTGTTGGTCTGGCCGCAGGTCACGCCTTTGGAAACGCTGCTGGATGCCGGTGCGGTCAGCATGGCAGACGATCGGTTCTCGGACTGTTTAGTCGGTGAATTCGGCGACTTGACCGGAACCCGTCCGTTTCGCGAGGGGGATTCCCTGCGGCGGGTGCATTGGGCACAGACGGCTCGGCACGATCGGTTGATTGTTTGCGAGCGTCAGGCCGCGGTGATTTCGTCCGTCGAGATCGTCTTGGATTTGCATAGATTTCCGTTCGATCCCGCTGTGGACACGGCGTCCGCATGGTCGGTGCGAATCGCTGCAAGCTTAGCATGTGCATGGCACGCCGAAAACGCATCCGTAGTGGTACGTTCGAATGACGAGCGACTGACGATTCAACCCGGACGACGTGGTCGCGAGGCGTTGCTCGATGTGATGGCCCGATTGCCTCATGCCAGGTCGATCCTAGATCGGAAGACGGTACAGGCGACGAATGCCGGGTTGCAGATCGTCGTGACGACGGATCCGGAACGGATTCCCTCATTCGATCGCGGCGATCACACCGATCGGCGATTTGTGCTGGTTGAGAATGGAGAACCATCCGGGCGGTTTGCGACATCGACGATTCCGATCAACGTCAATCGTCCAGTCCCTGAGCAATTCCAACGGGCGTGGAGGAAGGTGTGCCATGATTAA
- a CDS encoding redoxin family protein, which yields MFTKQNHRPTSHNQSPNRSARHALLFGGLVVIALVSFFSGISPVRFSQVDTGQLVAAPHVESVAERLTATRNRLAASVELKTPEPPKKSVAMPPPSRPNAVPTPNLVPPPSEIKVVAHTEQPTTRPKAAPSEIWQASFEPPRAVRSAPKLASETKPNTAPPAIRQPQVFHELTRNGTARATVVVFLSAECPATIGSVPQLARLHAGWEDMGVNFVGVLADPDSSKEWAAWFQRVNRLQFPILADHNQRFRNAFRPTHTPEVFVLNAQRELVYRGRIDDRFTDARRFQVPQTYLDDAIAAVVYSERVPVARTRAIGSPIEQRERIPSPTGLAEQFDASNQTSTPQTTGF from the coding sequence ATGTTTACGAAACAAAATCACCGCCCGACCTCACATAACCAGTCACCGAACCGATCCGCGCGACACGCTCTGCTGTTTGGTGGGTTGGTCGTGATCGCGTTGGTATCGTTCTTTTCGGGAATCTCGCCCGTACGGTTCTCGCAGGTCGACACCGGGCAACTGGTCGCCGCCCCCCATGTCGAAAGCGTGGCGGAAAGGCTCACGGCAACACGGAACCGACTGGCAGCGTCCGTCGAATTAAAGACGCCGGAACCGCCCAAAAAATCCGTAGCAATGCCCCCGCCATCACGGCCGAACGCTGTACCGACACCGAATTTGGTGCCCCCTCCTTCCGAAATCAAAGTGGTAGCACACACCGAGCAACCAACAACGAGGCCGAAAGCCGCTCCGTCGGAGATTTGGCAAGCGTCATTTGAGCCTCCCCGTGCTGTGAGATCAGCCCCAAAGCTCGCGTCCGAAACCAAACCCAACACCGCACCCCCGGCTATTCGACAGCCCCAGGTGTTTCACGAACTGACAAGGAACGGGACGGCGCGAGCGACTGTCGTCGTGTTTTTGTCCGCAGAGTGCCCCGCCACGATCGGCTCTGTTCCGCAATTAGCTCGACTTCACGCCGGTTGGGAGGACATGGGCGTCAACTTCGTTGGTGTTCTCGCAGACCCCGATTCCTCGAAAGAATGGGCCGCCTGGTTCCAGCGGGTGAATCGCCTGCAATTTCCAATTCTTGCGGATCACAATCAACGATTCCGCAACGCCTTCCGTCCAACGCACACGCCGGAAGTGTTTGTGCTCAACGCGCAGCGAGAACTAGTCTACCGAGGGCGAATTGATGATCGATTCACCGACGCCCGACGTTTCCAGGTTCCGCAAACGTACCTGGACGATGCAATCGCGGCCGTGGTGTACTCTGAACGGGTACCAGTTGCCCGCACCCGCGCCATCGGGTCACCGATTGAACAACGCGAGCGTATACCGTCGCCGACAGGCCTCGCAGAACAGTTTGACGCAAGCAACCAAACTTCCACACCGCAGACCACCGGCTTCTAG